The following are encoded in a window of Phaseolus vulgaris cultivar G19833 chromosome 3, P. vulgaris v2.0, whole genome shotgun sequence genomic DNA:
- the LOC137839130 gene encoding uncharacterized protein, with translation MSFQARNSNESEGTFIKSLLEKIAQDVQALSYRQLQMVNERDEYIKSKKSSHASSSRGNELYGEQSLKNEYYQPPPRRVRKEKKESPREVRVDLPHFHGKENVEIYLDWEMKVEQLFACHKVIEENKVPLATLSFQGNAMYWWMALERDRRLHKDPPIEYWNDLRGALRRRHIPSYYNRELMDKLHRLQQKTMSVEEYKHKMELYMMKASIREFESITIARFLSGLNLEIRDKVELLPYQDLNDLIQLCIKVEQQILRKTSSHRENSYSNSYPKEEYKREESVSKEKSRETPKHVGKDVLTPPTCSRDDK, from the coding sequence ATGTCTTTTCAAGCTCGTAATTCTAATGAAAGTGAGGGAACATTTATCAAATCTCTTTTGGAAAAAATTGCACAAGATGTTCAAGCACTTTCATATAGGCAATTGCAAATGGTTAACGAAAGAGATGAATACATCAAATCTAAAAAAAGTTcgcatgcatctagctctagggGCAATGAATTATATGGAGAACAAAGTCTTAAAAATGAatactaccaaccaccccctaggagagttagaaaggaaaagaaagaaagcccaagagaggttagggtagatctacctcatttccatggcaaagaaaatgtagaaatctatttagattgggagatgaaagtagaacaattgtttgcttgtCATAAAGTgattgaagaaaacaaagtacccttagccactctaagttttcaaggcaatgctatgtattggtggatgGCCCTTGAGAGAGATAGGCGTCTTCATAAGGatcctcccatagaatattggaatgatcttaggggtGCCTTAAGACGCCGCCATATTCCTTCATATTacaatagggagttgatggacaagctccatagactccaacaaaagaccaTGAGTGTAGAGGAATATAAGCATAAAATGGAACTATACATGATGAAAGCCTCCATTAGGGAATTCGAATCCATTACCATAGCAAGATTTTTAAGTGGGCTTAACCTTGAGATTAGAGATAAAGTTGAACTTTTgccttaccaagacttgaatgatttgatTCAACTATGTATCAAAGTGGAACAACAAATTTTgaggaaaacttcaagtcatAGGGAAAACTCATACTCTAACTCTTATCCCAAAGAGGAGTATAAAAGGGAGGAAAGTGTATCTAAAGAAAAATCAAGAGAAACTCCCAAGCATGTAGGAAAAGATGTGCTCACTCCACCCACTTGTAGTAGAGATGATAAATGA